TATAGATAAAAAATATTTTGAAAGTGAGAAAGTTAAAACTAAAGCAAACTGCAAAAGTTGTCATATGGATGTAGAAAAAGGTCTGATTGAAGATGGTAATATTAAAATGCCTGAGTTAGGGAGTTGATATGAGATTATTAATTGTTTTTTTGTTAGTTATATCACCTATTTTTGCAGATCATGATGAGTATGATGAATATGAACGTCAAGAGTATCATCTACCTTTGGATGTTAGCTATCTAAATCTAAATAATGATCAATACAAACAGATCAAACATATAGTGAAAAAATTTAAACATGAGCATAAAGAGTTTCATGAAGAGAGTGAAAAAATTAGAAAAAAAATCTCAAAGCTTTTCTTATCAGAGAAATTTGACAGAGATGAGTTTGTTAGGTTAAGTAACAATCTCAAAAATTTATCTGTCGAGATACAAGCTGATTTTTTTGTCAAAGTTCACAGATTACTTACTCCAAAACAAAAGAAGCGTTTTGTAAAGTATATGCAGGAGTGGGAAGTTGAGTAAAAAAGTATTACTAATTGAAGACGATTTACAAATGCAAACTTTAATAAGTAACTATCTGAAAAACTATGATTTTGAAACTGTTGTATATACTAATCCTAAAGATGCAATTGAGTCCATCTTGGTTCAAAAAGAGCCTTTTGATATTGTAATTCTTGATTTGATGCTCCCTGAAATGGATGGCTTTGATGTAGCAAAAGCTATAAAAGAGAAACTCGATATACCCATAATTATTTCTTCTGCAAGAGGTGATATTGGAAATAAAATATACGGCTATGAACTTGGTGTTGATGACTATTTGGAAAAGCCGTATGAACCAAGAGAATTGGTACTTAGAATAGAAGCGGTACTTAGCCGTTATAACAAAAGCAGCAGTTTAAAAATTTCAGATTTTGTAGTAGATGAAAAAGCTTATAGTGTGTCGATGGACGGTTATCCTATAGAATTTACTAAAATAGAATTTGAAATTTTTATTTTCTTGATTAAAAATAGAGGAAAAAATGTCTCAAGAGAGCAGATCATAAATGCAACTACATTAGAGTACGATACAAAAGCAAGAACCATAGATACCCATATAAGTAATATTCGTCATAAAATAGGAGATGATGCGAAAGAGGCTCAGTATATTAAGTCTGTCTGGGGTATTGGATATAAATTTATAGGATAATAGATGTCTATTTTCAAAAAAATCACCATTCTTTTTCTGATCAGCCTATCTCTTATGATTGTAATCGGTTATAAAATGGATAGTATAAATACCACTAGGATTGAAGCTCTTATTACACAAAAGTATCTTCAAGATGCAAAGGAGATATTTGTACTTCTAGCAACTTCAAATCCGAATCAGATAGAGAATAAACTTAGAACTTTAAATCTAACCAAAGTAGATACTTCTTATAATAAAAAAACGGAACTGATCTTAAAGCAGATCCATTCATTCGGTAAACTTCAAATTTTAAAAACAACAGATAATAAGTACATTTTATTTATACAATATATGGACGATACCATTTTACTTATTGATTATAAACTTCAAAAAAGTTTTCAAGAACAGTGGCTTCTTAATATACTAGTTGTATTTGACATAATAGTACTCATTGCTATTTTTTTAATTATTTTAAAAATATTAGCACCTTTAAAAGAGTTGATCAGCAAAATGAAAAATTTTGCTAATGGAAACTATTTTGGCCAAATAGAGGTTAAAAGTAATGATGAGATCGGTAATGCAGCCGCTACATATAATATGATGGCACAAAATATACAAAATTTAATAACTTCAAGAGAAGAGTTTTTGAGAGATATAAGCCATGAGTTAAAAACACCTATATCAAAAGGTTTTTTCGCTACTGAAACTCTTGAAGATTCTGAATCAAAAACTATTATTCAAAAATCGTTTAGTGAATTAGAGCGTTTAAGTGCAGAGCTTTTAGAGATAGAAAAACTTCATGCGGTAGATGAGGTAAATCAAGAAAGATTTAAAGTTGAGACATTGATTTTAGAGGCACTTTCAAGACTTATTTTAGAAGACGAATCAAAAATAAGTATAGATATTAAAGAGAATTTTTTTATAGATGGTGATTTAAATTATCTATCATTGGCACTAAAAAACCTTATCGATAATGCTATAAAATATACTACAACATATCCGGTATATATAACTGCTGATGAAAGTAAGGTAACAGTTAAAAATAAAGGTGATAAGTTGGTAAATGATATATCGTACTATCTTGAAGCTTTCACCCAGGAAGAAAACTCAAGGTCATCAAAAGGTTATGGTCTTGGGTTAAATATTGTAAAAAAGATTATAGATAAACACAAGATAAAATTATCTTACATTTATAAAGATGGATCTCATCTGTTTTCACTGGATTTTAAATAGTACTTTAGTATTTTAACCCTATCATTTTTAGTGCTTTATTTATATTTTTTACTTGGTTGTTTTTATTACGGCACCACTCAGGTGCAAGTAGTGAATCATCGTCTATTCCGGCAGTTATTCTTTGAACACTTACATTTGAAGGTTTCATTACAAGGGCTTGAACTAATACATCCAAATAATCTACTTCACTGATCGGTGTAAAGTCTCCTCGAGTGTATTCGTTTGCCAGAGCTGTTTTTTTTACAACATATAGAGGATGGTATTTTACGGAATCTATTCCCCATTCATACGCTTCTTTTGCCGTTTCAAGCATCATCTTTTTATCTTCACCAGGAAGTCCGAAAATCAGGTGACCACATACGTTAAGACCTGCATTTTTAGACTTTAAAATCCACTCTTTTACGTTTGCACTGCTGTGACCGCGGTTTATGCGATCTAGTGTCTCATCATATATAGACTGGATTCCAAACTCTATCCAGATCTCTTTTGTTTTATTTAGTTCAGCTAAATACTCTAATGTCTCATCCGTAATTGAATCACTTCTGGTACCTATGCTTAGACCTACAACATTCTCAAATGACAAGGCTTTATCATAAAGAGCTTTTAGAGTAGGAAATGGTGCATATGTGTTTGTAAATGATTGAAAATATACTAAAAACTTTTCAGCTCCGTACTCTTTTTGTTGCCTTTTGCTAATAGCGTTAAATTGAGATTCAAGCTGAGCTAGTTGTTTTTCTAAATATGGATTTTCTTTAGAGTCAAGATTAAGATGAAAACCTTTTAACTCTTTCGTCTCACCTGTAGATGCACTAAAAGAGTCATTCTCACAAAAGGTGCATCCACCTTTTGCAACGGTTCCGTCAATATTTGGGCAAGTGAAGCCGGAAATATTAATACCGACTTTATATACTTTGGTTGAAAACTTATCTTTTAGATAGTTTCCAAATGTATAGATTTGTTGTTGCATTAAACTATCTAGCTACTTTAAACAATATATTTGCCTGTAAAACAAGCTGTACAATAGTGCTCATCACCCTCTTTAGCACCAACACTTCTTAGTAGTGCAGCTTCATCTATATATGCTAAAGAGTCAGCTTGAATATATTCGCATATAGCATCTTCACTCATATTTGCAGCGATCAGGTTTTCTTTATCAGGTGTGTCAACACCGTAAAAACACGGATCAGTTGTTGGTGGAGAAGATACACGCATATGAACTTCACTTGCACCTGCTTCTTTTAACATTTTTACAATTCTAAGAGATGTAGTTCCGCGAACTATTGAGTCATCGATTACTATTACACGTTTTCCTTTGATCAAATCAACCATAGGTGATAGTTTCATTTTAACTTTTAGATCACGCATCTCTTGAGTTGGCTCAATAAATGTACGTCCCACATAGTGGTTACGCATAATACCCATTTCATAAGGGATGCCGCTCTCTTGAGCATATCCGATAGCAGCAGGTACACCACCATCAGGTACAGGAATAACAAGGTCAGCTTCAACAGGTTTAACGCGAGCTAACTCTTTACCCATCTCTTTTCTTGCGTTGTATACGCTTTTACCAAATACATTTGAATCAGGTCTTGCAAAATACACATACTCAAATATACAGTGCTTAGGAGTTGGCTCAAAAACTTTGATGCTTTTTGGCTCTTTTCCCTCTGAGAATATAAGCAGTTCACCTGGTTCAACATCACGAATAAACTCTGCACCAACTAAATCAAATGCACAAGTTTCACTAGCTACTATGTAACCACCATTCTGTAAACGTCCAAGGCTTAGAGGACGAAAACCGTGACGATCACGCATTGCAAACATTTTAGTACGACTTAAAAATACTAAAGAAAATGCACCCTCTATTCTTTGAACAGCATCTATAATACGATCAAGAAGTTTCTCTTTTGAGCTTTTTGCGATCAGGTGAATAAGGTTTTCAGTATCCATATATGTCTGAAATATTGCACCTTGCTTGATCAGATCATCACGAACCTCTTTTGCATTTGTAAGGTTACCATTATGAACAATTGCCATTTCACCTAAATCATATCTTGCAAAAACAGGTTGTGCATCTAAGATCGAGTCATCACCTGCAGTAGAGTAACGAGTATGTCCTATAGCAGAAGAACCACTTAAAGTTTTTAGTTTTTGCTCATCAAAAACACGTGTAACTAAACCTCTTTTTTTGATTGTATGTAGTTTTTTATCATCAGCTGAAGAGATTCCAGCGGCTTCCTGACCACGGTGTTGTAGTGAATGGAGTGAGAAGTAAGCAAGTTTTGAAGCTTCCTCATGACCAAATACACCTACAACAGCACACTTTTCGTTTACATTTTCAAGCAATAGTAAGTCCTCGTTATAATATATTCGCAATTATACAAAAAAAATACTAGCTGAAGTTTAAACTTTTTTATTATTTTTAATATGATATTTTTATAAAAATGGAATAAAAAATGCTTTAAAATTAGGAAAAATCTATAAAAGGTAGGAATATGGATATAGTTTTACGTAATAACCTTATACTTATCACAACTGGATTTGAAACATTAAATACATCTTGGATGAAAGAGTTTTTAAATTGTCATTCACGCGGAATGCTTTTTTTACCAAAGGCTGTTTTGGTATTTAGAAATGAAACTTTAAAAGATGTACGCGAAGATTTTCTGCGTGAACTTTCACGTCACCATGCAGAGGTTCATGATTATGAGCATGAATTTTTCTTACGATCTATGTTGAAGTACGGTACTCAACCCATTAGAATTGAATTAGACAAGTTAGAAGAGCCGGAAGTTGTAAAAGTGAATCTTTATGCATACGATAAAAATACGGTTTTAATATCACTAGATTATCCAAATGCTTGGGTTTTAGCATATTTACGTTCACAACTGGAAGTTTATGTTGAGAAAGGGACAGATGTCTCTTTAGTAATTGATGTGAGTGATCATAAGGCAAAGGCTAGATTAGAGCGTGCTTTAAATAAAAGACACATACTACATTACCAAATTCAGTATACATACGATAATAAATTTATGAGTAAGTTATACAGTGATTTTGCTTCGTATAGTTTTGGAGATCTGTGTAAAGATTTTGAAGATGATAAAAACAAAAAATTCTATACTATTTTAGAATGTCCTATTGGTGCAAGCCAAGATGCACTCAAGAAAAGCTATAAAAAGTTAGCAAAGGTTTATCACCCTGATAAGATAATACACGAAGCACCGCATATGGTTACACATTATAAGCAGAAGTTCCAGCTTCTGCAAGAAGCGTATGAGGCTTTAAGAATAGTATCTTAAAGCTATCTACTTTTTAGTAACGCTTCAAAATCACTTGCTTTATAAAGTGCTAAATCTTTTCCTGCCATTCCAGCTAGTTCTTTGGAAAAACCGCGTTTAGAAAAAAGTATTATCTGAGTTGGGGCAATATCCAGTTTCTCACATTTGTCTTGTAATTTGTTTAGCTCTTTTTTGTTCACTTTGTGGTTTGTCCATTTACACTCGGCTACATATATACTCCCGTTATCTGTAAGTGTCAGTATATCTATCTCCATATTCATATCCCAGTAACTCCCGCTGCTGAGTATTTGTGCATCTCTAAGATTGTAGTTTAAAAGAAGTTCCGATAACTCTTCAAAAACTAAAGATGTATATTGATTTTGTTTTTCATTAAATGCTTCGAAGAAATTATCATATTCCCCTAATTCTATCTCTTTTCTATAAGGAGATATAAAATAAAACCAAAAACGCAAGTACGGCTGTGTAAATAATACCTTATCAGATATTCTATGACGTGCAAGTTCCCTTTTCACTTTAGTATCTTGCAACTCTCTTGGATGGGTTTCTCTTGAATATTCAACTTCTACCACACCGCGCTCTTGAAGATACTTTAAAGCAGCTCCGCCGTTAGAGTTGTTAAGTCCCGCTCTTTTAAAAGCGGAAAATATTCTTCTGTCACCTACGGCCAAAGCTTTTAAAAGCCTAATATTTATTGGATCACTATAGGTAATTCTTTCAACTTGTCTTGATAATACATCAAAATTCTCAAATATATGCAAGCGTATAAGCTCAGTTATATGCATAGATGTGTCAAGTTCTACATCAAGTCCGCCGAAAATTGCAAAATATTCAATAAGTTGTTCCATGTCATCAGGATAGTTTTTAAAATAAAATGAACGAAACTGTTCTAAAAGCATTCTATATTATCTCTCTATTTTTATAATTCACTACCCCATTTTAACATATCAAGTCCATATTTTTCTCTTAGTTTTTGATTTTGTTTTGTAAGTTTCTCCATTTTTTCCTCATCCGCAAAATTTATGAGTGATAGCTCCTTTCTGGAGTGCTGTGTAAAGCTTGAACAGTTTATACTAAGTCTTATGACACAAAGCCGTTTGTGTATATCTGCTTCGTTAAACAAAGATATACAAAGAGAATCAAATTTTTTCTCAGTAAAACGCTCACATAAAGATATGTTCTTATGAGATTTTTGATTCATTTCATACCTTATTCCAAGGTGATAAACAGTCGGTATAACACCGAGTTTTTGAATGGCGAAATTTAGATGACGGGCAAGTATATGTACGCGGCGTCTAAGCTCAACCCTGTCATAAACAGGCTCAATAGTGCGTGAAATTCCTATGCTTTTTCTTTCATGCTTTGTTTGTATAGGGGCATCACTTAAACCTTCTACACGTTTGTAAAGCTCTTTCGCATAAGGTCCCCAGCTTTCTAATGTGCCGCGGCGTTTACGCAATTCACCTAGTGTATGGATCTGTGCATCTTTTAATCGTTTAGACATGCTTCTGCCTATACCTGCAAAGTCTTCCACTTTTATAGGATTTATAATTTTGTCAAAATTATGTTTATTTATAAGTTTACATCCAAACGGTTTTGCATAAGATGTTGCCATCTTTGCAATATAACGAGTTTTTGCAGCACCTATAGATACCGGAAGATTAATCTCTTTTTTTATCTCATGTCGTAAATTATCTATAAACTCTTCGACATCCTCATCTTCTATCCAGCCACTTAAATCACCGTAAAACTCATCTATACTTGCCTGTTCTATCAAAGGGATCTTTGTCTGTAGAAACTCATGCAATTTATGTGATAACTTTTGATATAAAGACATGTTTGGTGCTTTGATGATCAGATGTGGACATAACCTTAGTGCATCCTCAATGCGCATAGCAGTTTTAACGCCGTATGAGCGTGCTTCATAGCTGGATGTTGTTAAGATACCGCGTATTTTTCCGTCACTATCTCTAAAGGCATTTAAGTCATCATCTTTAGCCTCGTAAGCTTTGTAAAAAGTTGGTACGAAGCTTCCTGAGTTTTCTAAATTCACGGTTTGGTTTTTAGCTTCATTGTCAAATATTTTAGTATCGCTTCTCCCGCCTATAGCTACGGCTTTATGCTCAAGGCTGGGATCTATTGTACGTATGGCACTAACAAAAAAACAATCTATATCTATATGGATTTTCATATTGTAATATTAATAAATTATCTTTTTAATTCTCAAAAATATGTCAATTTGCCAAAAAAATCACACATATTATTATATGTTATTAAATATTTTACTTTTATAGATATTTATGATATAAATATGTTCTCATTTAAAAAGGGGATTTACTTTGTACAAAAAAATATTTTTATTTCTATCACTTATATTTTTACTTACATCTTGTTCATCAACGGAAGAAAAAAAACTTAAAGTATCTGCTTCAACATGGATAGGTTATTCACCACTTTATTACGCAAAAGAAAAAGGGTGGTTAAAGCCTTTAAATATAAAACTGTTACACGTTACATCATTAAGTGAAAACATGTATCTTTACGAAGCTGGGAATGCAGATGCATATGTAGGTACACAGTATGAACACAGCGTACTTTCAAA
This region of Sulfurimonas sp. genomic DNA includes:
- a CDS encoding DUF234 domain-containing protein, with product MLLEQFRSFYFKNYPDDMEQLIEYFAIFGGLDVELDTSMHITELIRLHIFENFDVLSRQVERITYSDPINIRLLKALAVGDRRIFSAFKRAGLNNSNGGAALKYLQERGVVEVEYSRETHPRELQDTKVKRELARHRISDKVLFTQPYLRFWFYFISPYRKEIELGEYDNFFEAFNEKQNQYTSLVFEELSELLLNYNLRDAQILSSGSYWDMNMEIDILTLTDNGSIYVAECKWTNHKVNKKELNKLQDKCEKLDIAPTQIILFSKRGFSKELAGMAGKDLALYKASDFEALLKSR
- a CDS encoding DNA polymerase IV, with translation MKIHIDIDCFFVSAIRTIDPSLEHKAVAIGGRSDTKIFDNEAKNQTVNLENSGSFVPTFYKAYEAKDDDLNAFRDSDGKIRGILTTSSYEARSYGVKTAMRIEDALRLCPHLIIKAPNMSLYQKLSHKLHEFLQTKIPLIEQASIDEFYGDLSGWIEDEDVEEFIDNLRHEIKKEINLPVSIGAAKTRYIAKMATSYAKPFGCKLINKHNFDKIINPIKVEDFAGIGRSMSKRLKDAQIHTLGELRKRRGTLESWGPYAKELYKRVEGLSDAPIQTKHERKSIGISRTIEPVYDRVELRRRVHILARHLNFAIQKLGVIPTVYHLGIRYEMNQKSHKNISLCERFTEKKFDSLCISLFNEADIHKRLCVIRLSINCSSFTQHSRKELSLINFADEEKMEKLTKQNQKLREKYGLDMLKWGSEL
- a CDS encoding J domain-containing protein; translated protein: MDIVLRNNLILITTGFETLNTSWMKEFLNCHSRGMLFLPKAVLVFRNETLKDVREDFLRELSRHHAEVHDYEHEFFLRSMLKYGTQPIRIELDKLEEPEVVKVNLYAYDKNTVLISLDYPNAWVLAYLRSQLEVYVEKGTDVSLVIDVSDHKAKARLERALNKRHILHYQIQYTYDNKFMSKLYSDFASYSFGDLCKDFEDDKNKKFYTILECPIGASQDALKKSYKKLAKVYHPDKIIHEAPHMVTHYKQKFQLLQEAYEALRIVS
- a CDS encoding TIGR01212 family radical SAM protein (This family includes YhcC from E. coli K-12, an uncharacterized radical SAM protein.), whose protein sequence is MQQQIYTFGNYLKDKFSTKVYKVGINISGFTCPNIDGTVAKGGCTFCENDSFSASTGETKELKGFHLNLDSKENPYLEKQLAQLESQFNAISKRQQKEYGAEKFLVYFQSFTNTYAPFPTLKALYDKALSFENVVGLSIGTRSDSITDETLEYLAELNKTKEIWIEFGIQSIYDETLDRINRGHSSANVKEWILKSKNAGLNVCGHLIFGLPGEDKKMMLETAKEAYEWGIDSVKYHPLYVVKKTALANEYTRGDFTPISEVDYLDVLVQALVMKPSNVSVQRITAGIDDDSLLAPEWCRNKNNQVKNINKALKMIGLKY
- a CDS encoding Spy/CpxP family protein refolding chaperone; this encodes MRLLIVFLLVISPIFADHDEYDEYERQEYHLPLDVSYLNLNNDQYKQIKHIVKKFKHEHKEFHEESEKIRKKISKLFLSEKFDRDEFVRLSNNLKNLSVEIQADFFVKVHRLLTPKQKKRFVKYMQEWEVE
- the purF gene encoding amidophosphoribosyltransferase, whose protein sequence is MLENVNEKCAVVGVFGHEEASKLAYFSLHSLQHRGQEAAGISSADDKKLHTIKKRGLVTRVFDEQKLKTLSGSSAIGHTRYSTAGDDSILDAQPVFARYDLGEMAIVHNGNLTNAKEVRDDLIKQGAIFQTYMDTENLIHLIAKSSKEKLLDRIIDAVQRIEGAFSLVFLSRTKMFAMRDRHGFRPLSLGRLQNGGYIVASETCAFDLVGAEFIRDVEPGELLIFSEGKEPKSIKVFEPTPKHCIFEYVYFARPDSNVFGKSVYNARKEMGKELARVKPVEADLVIPVPDGGVPAAIGYAQESGIPYEMGIMRNHYVGRTFIEPTQEMRDLKVKMKLSPMVDLIKGKRVIVIDDSIVRGTTSLRIVKMLKEAGASEVHMRVSSPPTTDPCFYGVDTPDKENLIAANMSEDAICEYIQADSLAYIDEAALLRSVGAKEGDEHYCTACFTGKYIV
- a CDS encoding response regulator transcription factor, whose protein sequence is MSKKVLLIEDDLQMQTLISNYLKNYDFETVVYTNPKDAIESILVQKEPFDIVILDLMLPEMDGFDVAKAIKEKLDIPIIISSARGDIGNKIYGYELGVDDYLEKPYEPRELVLRIEAVLSRYNKSSSLKISDFVVDEKAYSVSMDGYPIEFTKIEFEIFIFLIKNRGKNVSREQIINATTLEYDTKARTIDTHISNIRHKIGDDAKEAQYIKSVWGIGYKFIG
- a CDS encoding ArsS family sensor histidine kinase — encoded protein: MSIFKKITILFLISLSLMIVIGYKMDSINTTRIEALITQKYLQDAKEIFVLLATSNPNQIENKLRTLNLTKVDTSYNKKTELILKQIHSFGKLQILKTTDNKYILFIQYMDDTILLIDYKLQKSFQEQWLLNILVVFDIIVLIAIFLIILKILAPLKELISKMKNFANGNYFGQIEVKSNDEIGNAAATYNMMAQNIQNLITSREEFLRDISHELKTPISKGFFATETLEDSESKTIIQKSFSELERLSAELLEIEKLHAVDEVNQERFKVETLILEALSRLILEDESKISIDIKENFFIDGDLNYLSLALKNLIDNAIKYTTTYPVYITADESKVTVKNKGDKLVNDISYYLEAFTQEENSRSSKGYGLGLNIVKKIIDKHKIKLSYIYKDGSHLFSLDFK